Below is a genomic region from Campylobacter concisus ATCC 51562.
TTTACTGCTTTTGTTATATGCTCGATCGCATAATCAATCTCTTCTTCTGTATTAAATCTAGAAAGAGATAATCTAAGTGCGGTATGAGCCAGCTCTTTATCTGCCCCTATGGCCTCCATTATTGGGTTACTCTCTAATGTTTCACTTGCACATGCTGAGCCAGTTGAAGCTGCGATGCCAGCTTTGTTTAGATCCCAAAGCATAGCTTCGCCTTCAACGCCTTTTATAGAAGCCAAAATGGTATTTGGCACACGTTGTTCTTTTTTTCCTACAACGCTAACGTCAGGAATTTGTAAAATTGCATCTTCAAGCTTATCACGTAAACGGCGAACATGAGAGTGCTCATAATCCATAAATTTATTTGCCAGTTCAAGTGCTTTACCCATGCCGATGATGCCAGGAACATCGAGCGTGCCACTTCTGCGTCCACCCATGTGCTCGCCGCCGTGAAGTAAGCTACTTAGTGGCATACTATTTTTTATAAATAGTGCTCCAACACCCTTTGGTCCGTGAAATTTATGCGCAGAAAAGCTTAAAAAATCAACGTCAAGGTCTTGAACATTTATCTTTATCTTTCCAACTGCTTGAACAGCATCCGTGTGGAATAAAGCCCCATATTCATGAGCGATACTAGCAAGCTTTTTTATAGGAAAGATCATGCCAGTTTCGTTATTTGCACTCATTATAGAAACAAGTGCTACATTCTCATCCATTACAGCTCTTAGCTGTTCTGGCGTGACTATACCATCATTATTTACATCTAAAACAGTAAGCTCTACGCCATATTTTTCTAAAAATTTACAAGTCGCCAAAATAGCTGGATGCTCAACTGCGGTTGTTACGATACGCTTTTTCTCGCCAGTTGCTATTTTGTCAAAGTAGATGCCTTTTACTACCCAGTTGTTGCTCTCAGTTGCACATGAGGTAACGACGATGTCATCGCTATCTTTTGCGTTTAGTCCGGTGTAGAGTTGATCTAGCGCTGTTCTTAAAGCTGGATGTGTTTCAGAGCCAAATTTATGAAGTGAATTTGGATTGCCGTATTTTTCACAAAAATATGGTTTCATAAGCTCAAAAGCTTCAGGATCAACCATTGTTGTAGCGTTATTGTCTAAATATACTCTCAAATTTAAAACCTTAATTAGGATAAAAAATATCCTTTTTATTTTTGTTGGGATATTATAACAAAAAAGTTAAAAGCAAGTTTAAAAATATGCTTTAATTTTTTCAAAATTCAGCTCATTTTGATATTAAAATATATTGAAATTCTTTATCAAAATTTGTATAGAACGCTATTTGCGATTTTTCTTATAAAAAGGTCTAATTATCTCTTAAAATTAATTTATTTTTTTAAGTTAATAGTACGATAAATATATTGCTTACATACATTATCTCTTTATAGTTTTCTTCTAGTTTTTCATATGAGGTTTTATAAAGTTATATTAGGCCGGTTATCATAGAGATGCCTATGTCTTTTATTTATATTTGGCTCCGTTTGGAGCCATAGATATTAAATTTATTCTTTAATCCTTTATATTATGCTCTTTGGCATAGCTTAGTATCTTAGCTCTAAGATCTTCAGGAAAACTTTCTCTATACATTACTGGTGTTAGTGGATTTAGCTTTTTGTCTAATTTACCAGCTTCATATAGTCTTGTTAGCTCTTCTGGAGTATTATAGTATGGTGCATTAGGATAGCCCTCAGGTGGAGTTAGAGACATTATCTTAGATTCTAGAATGGTGGAGTCAATGTAAAGAGATAGTCTTCTTTCATCCCACTCCGCAGGAAACCCTCCTTTAAAATCCTCTTTATTGTCATCTAGAACTTTCTTTATAAAGTTATCAAATTCATTTCTTGTAGTCTCATTAGCATCTAGGTCTCTAGGATCAAGAAGTTCACCTTTTTCCTCTACTATCTCTCTTAAGCCAGTATAAAAACCTCCATTTGGTATAACCGCTAAATTATCTCTATTAAAATCCATCACAAAGTAATTACCTACTATTTCATCTAGATAAGGCATCATGCCATATTCATCTAGTGGAGGGTTTTTATATAGTTTAAGAATTTTCGTGTAGGTATCTAAATTTTTATTTACCCCCATACCATAAGTATAGTATTTAAAAGAGTCCGCCAGGTAGTTTAATGCTTCTACTACTCCCAGCTGTGCTGCTAAAAATGCTTTTTGAAAATCTCTGGCTTTAAATCCCGCTGAACCACCGGTACCAAATGCCGATGGATTGCCTAATATGCCAGCACATAAATTCCACTCTCCTATAAAGAGTTCTGATTTTAATGTATTTTTATTTCTATCTACTTCATCATAAATTTCAGCATATTCAGGTTTAGTTAGTTTGCCTTTGTTATCTACTCTAGCTATTGCATCTTCAGGAATATCTATCATAGTGCATTTTAGATTACTTCTTTTTACTAGATAGATATATCTATCTCTCTTGTCTTTTAAGCTTTCATAGTAGGCTTTTTCTGATTTAGTCCAAGGTGATAGTTTAGTTGAGCTTGGTTTATAGCTAATATCTAGCCATGGTTTAAATGATAGATAGTCTGTTTGACCTAAAGAGTTTGGTTTAGGGTTATAGTATAGTGGTTTATAGTTTTTATATGGAGATGAGTCTAGGATGGAGCGGGAGTCAAGGAGCATTTGGGATTTTTCTTTTAGGTAAGCTTCATCATTTGCAATATTTTTTGAAGCAATTAAATTTGTTTTTTTGTCAAATTCTATCTTGTCTCCATTTGGAGCTATAACCATATATGTATTATTGTTATCCATTAAATTTCCTTTGTTCATTCTTTTACTTACTGCTATTAGTGATATAGCTATTACTAAGACAGCTAAAGCTGCAAATATAATCTTCTTCATGTATTATCCTATGTAAAGACCATCTTCCATTACTATTGTGGTGGCTAAACGACCTACTAGGCGAGGAGGGATTGTGGGTTTAGAAATGTTAAATTTACCGTTACTATAGTTATCTCTACACCCCACATACATACCCTTTACATTGTTGTTGCCTATTACATCTAGTGCTTTTAGTAGTCTTCTTGATTTATTATCCACTTCTGATCCATTAGTGTTTAAATTTCCATTTTTAAAGTCTTCTAGTATCTCCATAGCTTCGTTGTATTTGTCTATTGGTATACCAAAAGTTGCATTGGCACTTTTATTTTCAGATGCAGATTTTTTATACATATCATAAATTTCCTCTCTTTGTTTTATATCTATTGAGTTTGATGGGCTTATATCTATTTCTCTTTTAACCCCTTGTAGCATAAGCTCTTTTGGTGTATATGCTAGTTTCTTGTTTCTTTTGTTTAGGTTGTTAAAGAACTCTTCATCAGTTTTATTATCTGTTCTTAGCTCATCTAGGCATAGATAAGATATCATAGTATCTAGACTTATATCTTTAGATAGGTTAGAGTCTAGTTTGTTTGTAGTGGTATTTATATCATAATAGAAGAAGTTATGATAGTCTAGTCCTCCGCTAGATAGTCTTCCTCCTATGATAGTTCTTTTTAGATCTATATTTATAAAAGATGAGTATATCTCTATAGGATAGTAGGTATATTCACTTGTTTTATTTGAATAAGGTTCATAAGATATATTCTTAACAGCATAAGTTTCATCAAATTTATTTGTGAAATACTTATGAAGTATTAGTTCATAAGATCTTTTTTGGTGTTCGTAAGATGAGCTATAGGCACTATCTACTAAAAATTTAAGTCCAGCTCTTGTTATATTAGATACTGTTGCCTTTCCAGCATTTTTTACAAATTCTGTACCTATTCTTAATGTTATAAGTTTTTTTGTGATATCTTTATAGTCTTTTGCTAATTTTTCTTGATGTTTTAGTTGATCTCTACCTTTTGCTTTTGCCTTTCGATCAAAATATGAAAAAAGGTAATCATTGCTTATTAGCTTTTGCATCCTAAAAAATTCACGTCTACTTAGAAGGTTAAAATTTTTTTTATCACTTGCACTAATTAACTTAAAAATAGGCTTTTCTTTTATTAGCGTGGCCAATCTAAGCTCTCCACCTGTTGCCATAAATATACCTTTGGCAACATTAAGAGGAGTAGCGTCTTTGCCTACATAAAACATTGTCCTTATGACGCTTTTCCATACAGTCTCACCGCATTTATCTATAAAAAAACCATAAAATGGAAATATATCGGATAATATATCGTTCATTATAGACTTTAATGAAAAATCTATCATATCCTTATACTCATCGTCATTTATCTGCTTTATATATTTTTTAAATTTCTCATCCTCTATACTACTCGTATCTATATTATTAGGATTACTAAGTTTCTTTTCAAGTTCTTTATATTCTTCGTCACTTAAAGAATTTTCTTTTTTGAATTTACTTGCAAATTTCTCATCGCTCATATCATATATGTCTAGAGTTGTTAGTTCTTCAAGTATCTTTTTTAACTCACTATATGTATCATCATCTAATATATGATCGTCATCAGCCACATGACTTTTTTCTATTGAGTCCACTATCTCCTCTATGCAGATGGCATCCTTTTGTCCTGCTTTCGCCTCTTTTTCTTTTTTAAAGAAATATATGGGTATTTTTGTTTCATCTTCTTTTAGATAATAGGTGTTTTTGGATAAAACTAGAAATGTTTCGCCATATAAATTTATGGCCTCACTCCCAAGATAAGACTCTGGTCTGATTAAGGAATTATCAAATATTTGTCTTAATATAAAATATCCCATCACTAATAAGAATACTTTTGTGGCTGGATAATAGTATTCTGTTTCTATTATAAATGCGCCATTAGACTCCTCTGACAATAATTGCATCATGCCTCTATCATCGATTGGTATTGAAGTTGGCTTACCTAAAGCATAAATAATACGATCTTGTTCCGTATTTGAATTCAAATTTAAAAAGAAGATTTTGAATTCCTCTATGTTTGCCTCTAAAAATTCTTCTTCTCTTTTAATTATCTCTTCCATGTCTTTGGCATTTTTAAAGTACTTATCTATATGACTTAAATAGGTATTGGCTTGCGTAAATTTAATGAAACGTTCCGAGCCATTAAAAATTTCTTTACCCATTGGTTTGTTAAATATAAAATTGTCTGAAATATAACTTTCAAATTTCTTGATTTTCTCTCTGCTAACCCTTGTAAATGGGCTTAGACTTAATAAATATAGGTCTTCATCATTTTGAGCATCTACTTGTATGGAGTACTGACTATAGTCTTTCGTGGCTTTTAGCTGCTTAGGGTCAGTCACTTTCTTGTTATCCACCCTATTTAGGCTGTCCATTATCTTATAGTTTAATACGTTTTGCAAAAGGTGCTCATTTAGTTTTGCATTTTCTCTCATAGGGGCATTTGAAATAATGAGATAGTTTTTAGAGGTACCGCTACTGTTATTTGTATTGTGAGTATCGTCCTTGGTAGTTAAGGATTTATCCCTTAAAAGATTCGCAAATTTTAAAGAATTGAAAAATGGGTACTGCATATAGACAAAATTTGCTCTATTTGCTATCACACACTCTTCTATCCTC
It encodes:
- a CDS encoding NifS family cysteine desulfurase produces the protein MRVYLDNNATTMVDPEAFELMKPYFCEKYGNPNSLHKFGSETHPALRTALDQLYTGLNAKDSDDIVVTSCATESNNWVVKGIYFDKIATGEKKRIVTTAVEHPAILATCKFLEKYGVELTVLDVNNDGIVTPEQLRAVMDENVALVSIMSANNETGMIFPIKKLASIAHEYGALFHTDAVQAVGKIKINVQDLDVDFLSFSAHKFHGPKGVGALFIKNSMPLSSLLHGGEHMGGRRSGTLDVPGIIGMGKALELANKFMDYEHSHVRRLRDKLEDAILQIPDVSVVGKKEQRVPNTILASIKGVEGEAMLWDLNKAGIAASTGSACASETLESNPIMEAIGADKELAHTALRLSLSRFNTEEEIDYAIEHITKAVNRLRGISSTFAYAPEWHKSGL